In one Pseudomonas tensinigenes genomic region, the following are encoded:
- a CDS encoding YqgE/AlgH family protein, whose protein sequence is MKNVSPSYLKHQFLIAMPHMADPNFAHTLTYIVEHTANGAMGIVVNRPQELNLADILEQLRPDIDPPALCQHVPIFIGGPVQTDRGFVLHPAGKTFQATAQLDGDLALSTSQDVLFAIADGVGPAKSLIALGYAGWEAGQLEAELADNAWLNCPYDADILFNTSSELRLEAAARHLGINLSLLTSQAGHA, encoded by the coding sequence ATGAAAAACGTCAGCCCCAGCTACCTCAAGCATCAATTCCTGATCGCCATGCCACACATGGCCGACCCGAACTTTGCCCACACCTTGACCTACATCGTCGAGCACACGGCCAACGGCGCTATGGGGATTGTGGTCAATCGACCGCAAGAGCTGAATCTGGCCGACATCCTTGAGCAATTGCGCCCGGACATCGATCCGCCAGCACTGTGCCAGCACGTACCGATCTTTATCGGCGGGCCAGTGCAGACCGATCGCGGTTTTGTGTTGCATCCGGCGGGCAAGACCTTCCAGGCCACCGCGCAACTGGACGGTGATCTGGCCCTGTCGACCTCGCAGGATGTGCTGTTCGCCATCGCGGACGGCGTCGGCCCGGCGAAAAGCCTGATTGCCCTCGGTTACGCCGGTTGGGAAGCCGGGCAGCTGGAAGCGGAACTCGCCGATAACGCTTGGCTGAACTGCCCGTACGACGCCGATATCCTGTTCAACACCAGCAGCGAACTGCGCCTCGAAGCGGCGGCCAGGCATTTGGGGATCAACCTCAGCCTGCTGACCAGCCAGGCAGGTCACGCCTGA
- a CDS encoding chemotaxis protein CheW yields MSESLTAFELLWQIDQRCRLLAADLPSQPARQDRWSGIGFRLGEHWYVAPMGEVSEVLHEPRFTQLPGVKPWVKGVANLRGRLLPIMDLCGFFGHELSPLRKQRRVLVVEHGDVFAGLMVDEVIGLQHFEQNSFEPLSISKRQGSKAEFVKGYFRREQNWRVFSLFALAKSPVFMSVAI; encoded by the coding sequence ATGAGCGAATCGCTGACCGCGTTCGAACTGCTCTGGCAGATCGACCAGCGCTGCCGCTTGCTGGCGGCGGACCTGCCGTCGCAACCGGCGCGCCAGGATCGCTGGAGCGGCATCGGCTTTCGCCTCGGCGAGCATTGGTATGTGGCGCCGATGGGCGAAGTCAGCGAAGTGCTGCATGAACCGCGCTTCACCCAGTTGCCCGGGGTCAAGCCGTGGGTCAAAGGCGTGGCTAACCTGCGCGGGCGGCTGTTGCCGATCATGGATTTGTGCGGATTTTTCGGTCATGAACTGTCGCCGCTGCGTAAACAGCGACGGGTCCTGGTGGTCGAGCATGGTGATGTGTTCGCCGGTTTGATGGTCGATGAAGTCATCGGCCTGCAGCACTTTGAGCAGAACAGCTTTGAACCGCTATCGATCAGCAAACGCCAGGGCTCCAAGGCCGAGTTCGTCAAAGGCTATTTCCGCCGTGAGCAGAACTGGCGAGTGTTCAGTTTGTTCGCGTTGGCGAAATCCCCGGTGTTCATGAGCGTCGCGATATAA
- the pilH gene encoding twitching motility response regulator PilH — MARILIVDDSPTEMYKLTGMLEKHGHEVLKAENGADGVALARQEKPDAVLMDIVMPGLNGFQATRQLTKDADTSHIPVIIITTKDQETDKVWGTRQGAKDYLTKPVDEDTLIKTLNNVLKG; from the coding sequence ATGGCACGTATCCTGATCGTCGATGATTCGCCGACTGAAATGTACAAACTCACCGGCATGCTCGAAAAGCACGGCCATGAAGTGCTGAAGGCCGAAAACGGCGCCGACGGCGTGGCCCTGGCCCGTCAGGAAAAACCCGACGCGGTACTGATGGACATCGTCATGCCCGGCCTCAACGGTTTCCAGGCGACCCGCCAGTTGACCAAGGATGCCGACACCAGCCACATCCCGGTGATCATCATCACCACCAAGGATCAGGAAACCGACAAGGTCTGGGGCACCCGTCAGGGCGCCAAGGACTACCTGACCAAACCGGTCGACGAAGACACCCTGATCAAGACCCTGAACAACGTGCTCAAAGGCTGA
- the gshB gene encoding glutathione synthase, with amino-acid sequence MSVRVGIVMDPIASISYKKDSSLAMLLAAQKRGWELFYMEQRDLYQGEGQARARMKPLKVFANPEKWFELDAEQDNLLSDLDVILMRKDPPFDMEFVYSTYLLEQAETAGVLVVNKPQSLRDCNEKLFATLFPQCTPPTVVSRRADVLREFAAKHGDVILKPLDGMGGTSIFRHRAGDPNLSVILETLTALGGQQIMGQAYLPAIKDGDKRILMIDGEPVDYCLARIPAQGETRGNLAAGGRGEARPLTDKDRWIAAQVGPTLREKGLLFVGLDVIGESLTEINVTSPTCIREIDNAFGTDIGGMLMDAIEKKLQASNRKQQA; translated from the coding sequence ATGAGCGTTCGCGTCGGGATTGTCATGGACCCTATCGCCAGCATCTCCTATAAAAAGGATAGCTCGCTGGCCATGCTGCTGGCCGCGCAGAAGCGCGGCTGGGAACTGTTCTATATGGAACAGCGCGACCTGTATCAGGGCGAAGGTCAGGCACGAGCGCGCATGAAGCCGCTGAAAGTCTTCGCCAACCCGGAAAAATGGTTCGAACTGGACGCCGAGCAGGACAACCTGCTGAGCGATCTGGACGTGATCCTGATGCGCAAGGATCCGCCGTTCGACATGGAGTTCGTCTACTCCACCTACCTGCTCGAACAGGCCGAAACCGCTGGCGTACTGGTGGTGAACAAGCCGCAGAGCCTGCGCGACTGCAATGAAAAGCTGTTCGCCACGCTGTTCCCGCAGTGCACGCCGCCAACCGTGGTCAGCCGCCGCGCCGACGTGCTGCGTGAGTTCGCCGCGAAACACGGCGACGTGATCCTCAAGCCGCTGGACGGCATGGGCGGTACTTCGATTTTCCGTCACCGCGCCGGTGATCCGAACCTGTCGGTGATCCTGGAAACCCTGACCGCCCTCGGTGGCCAGCAGATCATGGGCCAGGCTTACCTGCCAGCAATCAAGGACGGCGACAAACGCATCCTGATGATCGACGGCGAGCCGGTGGATTACTGCCTTGCGCGGATTCCGGCGCAGGGCGAAACCCGTGGCAACCTCGCTGCCGGTGGCCGGGGTGAAGCGCGGCCGCTGACTGACAAGGATCGCTGGATTGCTGCACAGGTCGGCCCGACCCTGCGTGAGAAAGGCCTGCTGTTCGTCGGTCTCGATGTGATTGGCGAAAGCCTGACCGAAATCAACGTCACCAGCCCGACCTGCATCCGTGAAATCGACAATGCCTTTGGCACCGATATCGGCGGCATGCTCATGGATGCGATCGAGAAGAAGCTGCAAGCCTCTAACCGTAAGCAGCAAGCCTGA
- the pilG gene encoding twitching motility response regulator PilG yields the protein MEQQSSALKVMVIDDSKTIRRTAETLLKNVGCEVITAIDGFDALAKIADNHPGIIFVDIMMPRLDGYQTCALIKNNSAFKATPVIMLSSRDGLFDKAKGRIVGSDQFLTKPFSKEELLNAIQAHVPGFAAVLPQ from the coding sequence ATGGAACAGCAGTCCAGCGCCTTGAAGGTCATGGTGATCGACGACTCGAAAACGATTCGTCGCACTGCCGAAACATTGTTGAAGAATGTCGGCTGCGAAGTGATCACGGCGATCGACGGTTTCGACGCTTTGGCGAAGATTGCCGATAACCATCCCGGGATCATTTTTGTCGACATCATGATGCCGCGTCTGGATGGTTATCAGACCTGCGCTTTAATCAAGAACAACAGCGCGTTCAAAGCGACGCCGGTGATCATGCTGTCATCGCGTGACGGGCTGTTCGACAAGGCCAAGGGGCGGATTGTCGGTTCTGATCAATTTTTGACCAAGCCTTTCAGCAAGGAAGAACTGCTCAACGCGATCCAGGCCCATGTTCCGGGCTTCGCCGCCGTTTTGCCGCAGTAA
- a CDS encoding energy transducer TonB has protein sequence MTLPSDLPAELAHRGVRPADRLGFTLFLAALIHLALLLGVGFTMVEPKQISKTLEITLATFKSEKKPEKADFLAQEHQEGSGTLDKKAIPKTTEVAPFQDNQVKKVTPPPAAKPEVQEAAPKAAVTTVAPKPKKAPTKKEESKTEVKPTVDAPEFDSSQLSSDIASLEAELAKEQQLYAKRPRIHRLSAASTMRDKGAWYKDDWRKKVERIGNLNYPEEARRKQIYGNLRLMVSINRDGSLYEVLVLESSGQPLLDQAAQRIVRLAAPFAPFTGDLSDIDRLEIIRTWKFARGDKLSSN, from the coding sequence ATGACCCTCCCGTCCGATCTGCCCGCAGAACTCGCCCACCGTGGCGTGCGCCCGGCCGATCGCCTCGGTTTTACCCTGTTCCTCGCGGCGCTGATTCATTTGGCGCTGCTGCTCGGCGTCGGCTTCACGATGGTCGAGCCCAAGCAAATCAGCAAAACCCTGGAAATCACCCTCGCCACCTTCAAGAGCGAAAAGAAGCCGGAGAAGGCTGACTTTCTCGCGCAGGAACACCAGGAAGGCAGCGGCACGCTGGACAAGAAGGCGATCCCCAAGACCACTGAAGTGGCGCCCTTCCAGGACAATCAGGTCAAGAAAGTCACCCCGCCACCGGCCGCCAAGCCGGAAGTGCAGGAGGCCGCGCCGAAGGCTGCGGTGACCACCGTCGCGCCGAAGCCAAAAAAGGCGCCGACCAAGAAAGAAGAAAGCAAGACCGAGGTCAAACCGACGGTCGATGCGCCAGAATTCGACAGCTCGCAGCTGTCCAGTGACATTGCCAGCCTTGAAGCCGAACTGGCCAAGGAACAACAGCTGTACGCCAAACGACCGCGCATTCACCGTTTGAGCGCGGCTTCGACTATGCGTGACAAGGGCGCCTGGTACAAAGACGACTGGCGCAAGAAGGTTGAGCGCATCGGCAACCTCAATTACCCCGAAGAAGCACGGCGCAAGCAGATCTACGGCAATTTGCGCCTGATGGTCTCGATCAACCGCGACGGTTCGCTGTATGAAGTGCTGGTGCTGGAATCGTCCGGCCAGCCGCTGCTGGATCAGGCGGCGCAGCGCATTGTCCGACTGGCGGCACCGTTTGCGCCGTTTACCGGGGACTTGTCGGACATCGACCGTCTGGAAATCATTCGCACCTGGAAATTTGCTCGCGGCGACAAGCTCTCCAGCAATTGA
- the ruvX gene encoding Holliday junction resolvase RuvX, which yields MALRLILGFDYGTKQIGVAVGQVITGQARELCTLKAQNGVPDWNQVEALIKEWKPDAVVVGLPLNMDGTPSDMCLRAEKFARRLNGRFNLPFYTHDERLTTFEAKGERLARGGQKGSYRDNPVDAIAAALLLQGWLDENTALFES from the coding sequence ATGGCCCTGCGCCTGATTCTCGGCTTCGACTACGGCACCAAACAGATCGGCGTCGCGGTCGGCCAGGTGATTACCGGCCAGGCCCGCGAGCTGTGCACCTTGAAGGCACAGAACGGCGTTCCCGACTGGAACCAGGTCGAAGCCCTTATCAAAGAATGGAAACCCGACGCCGTCGTTGTCGGCCTGCCGTTGAACATGGACGGCACACCGAGCGACATGTGCCTGCGCGCGGAGAAATTCGCCCGCCGCCTCAACGGCCGCTTCAATCTGCCCTTCTATACCCACGACGAACGCCTGACCACGTTTGAAGCCAAGGGCGAGCGCCTGGCCCGTGGCGGTCAGAAAGGCAGTTACCGCGACAACCCGGTGGACGCCATCGCCGCCGCTCTGCTGTTGCAGGGCTGGCTCGATGAAAACACTGCATTGTTTGAATCCTGA
- the pyrR gene encoding bifunctional pyr operon transcriptional regulator/uracil phosphoribosyltransferase PyrR, translated as MSLPNPADLISQMATRLKAHLAQRDITEPRYIGIRTGGIWVAQALLKELGSDAPLGTLDVSFYRDDFSQNGLHPQVRPSALPFEIEGQHLVLIDDVLMSGRTIRAAMNELFDYGRPASVTLVCLLDLDAGELPIRPNVVGATLSLAAHERVKLSGPEPLTLELQDFNL; from the coding sequence ATGAGCCTGCCAAATCCCGCCGATCTGATCAGCCAGATGGCGACCCGCCTCAAGGCGCACCTTGCCCAGCGTGACATCACTGAACCGCGTTACATCGGCATCCGCACCGGCGGCATCTGGGTCGCGCAGGCCTTGCTCAAGGAACTGGGCAGCGACGCGCCACTGGGCACGCTCGACGTGTCTTTCTACCGCGACGACTTCAGCCAGAACGGCCTGCACCCGCAAGTGCGCCCTTCCGCCCTGCCCTTCGAGATCGAAGGCCAGCATCTGGTGCTGATTGACGATGTGTTGATGAGCGGCCGCACCATCCGCGCCGCCATGAACGAATTGTTCGACTACGGCCGCCCGGCCAGCGTGACCCTGGTCTGCCTGCTGGACCTCGACGCCGGCGAGCTGCCGATCCGCCCGAACGTGGTTGGCGCGACGCTGTCACTGGCCGCTCACGAACGGGTCAAGCTGTCGGGCCCCGAGCCGCTGACGCTCGAACTGCAAGACTTCAACCTTTAA